In Agromyces sp. 3263, a single genomic region encodes these proteins:
- the proC gene encoding pyrroline-5-carboxylate reductase produces MSAEAPVHLPAIAFLGAGSMARAILSGLLQPGIEVDGGIRATNRSAERAAELDGLPGVTSYATETDAAANRTAVTGAKLVVVAVKPAMVPDLLREIADALEPDAIVVSVAAGVTVATFESLLPTSVAVIRSMPNTPAVVGRAVTGVSAGTRSSDDDLALAVRLFETVGDVIVVPEEQIDALSTISGSGPAYVFYLIEQLTAAAIHKGFTPEQAARMVQGTFRGASELLAASDVGPAELRRRVTSPKGTTERAVAVLEDARLSEVFDRATDAALARARELAAGA; encoded by the coding sequence ATGAGCGCCGAAGCCCCCGTGCACCTGCCCGCGATCGCCTTCCTCGGGGCCGGGTCGATGGCCAGGGCGATCCTGTCGGGGCTGCTGCAGCCGGGCATCGAGGTCGACGGCGGCATCCGCGCGACGAACCGCTCGGCGGAGCGCGCGGCCGAGCTCGACGGCCTGCCGGGGGTCACGTCGTACGCCACCGAGACGGATGCCGCGGCCAACCGCACGGCGGTGACCGGCGCGAAGCTCGTGGTCGTCGCGGTGAAGCCCGCGATGGTGCCCGACCTGCTGCGCGAGATCGCGGATGCGCTCGAACCCGACGCGATCGTCGTGTCGGTCGCTGCCGGCGTGACCGTGGCGACGTTCGAGTCGCTGCTGCCGACGTCGGTGGCGGTGATCCGCTCGATGCCGAACACACCGGCCGTCGTGGGGCGCGCCGTCACAGGCGTGTCGGCCGGCACCCGGTCGAGCGACGACGACCTCGCGCTCGCCGTGCGCCTCTTCGAGACCGTGGGCGACGTGATCGTCGTGCCAGAGGAGCAGATCGACGCGCTCTCCACGATCTCGGGTTCGGGGCCCGCGTACGTCTTCTACCTGATCGAGCAGCTCACGGCGGCGGCGATCCACAAGGGGTTCACGCCCGAGCAGGCGGCGCGGATGGTGCAGGGGACCTTCCGCGGGGCGTCCGAGCTGCTCGCGGCATCCGACGTCGGCCCGGCCGAGCTCCGTCGCCGCGTCACGAGTCCCAAGGGCACGACCGAGCGGGCGGTCGCCGTGCTCGAGGACGCGCGCCTCTCCGAGGTCTTCGACCGGGCGACGGATGCCGCGCTCGCCCGCGCCCGCGAGCTCGCCGCGGGCGCGTGA
- a CDS encoding cation diffusion facilitator family transporter translates to MSASGGTRAIIAAFLANLGIAITKFIAWFFSGSSAMLAEGVHSLADSGNQLLLIFGGRQAKKQADKEHPFGYGRERYVYAFVVSIILFSVGGVFSIYEGIEKLNHPEPLEVPWLPMLVLTIAIILESISLRTAVKESNHVRGKLSWVQFVRRAKAPELPVVLLEDVAALIGLVFAFIGVGLTWLTGNPVFDSIGTLFIGALLILVAIVLGMETKSLLVGEGANDDDLQRIERAILAGPEAERIIHMKTLYVGPDELLVAAKVGFHGDQSLLEVSTATNIIERRVREAVPAARIIYIEPDIYVDPNLAAPPTDTIVIKGLE, encoded by the coding sequence ATGAGCGCATCGGGCGGCACCAGGGCCATCATCGCGGCATTTCTCGCCAACCTCGGCATCGCGATCACGAAGTTCATCGCGTGGTTCTTCTCGGGGTCGTCGGCGATGCTGGCCGAGGGCGTGCACTCCCTCGCCGACTCGGGCAACCAGCTGCTGCTCATCTTCGGCGGCCGCCAGGCGAAGAAGCAGGCCGACAAGGAGCATCCGTTCGGCTACGGCCGCGAGCGCTACGTGTACGCCTTCGTCGTCTCGATCATCCTGTTCTCGGTCGGCGGCGTGTTCTCGATCTACGAGGGCATCGAGAAGCTGAACCACCCCGAGCCGCTCGAGGTGCCCTGGCTGCCGATGCTGGTGCTCACGATCGCGATCATCCTCGAGTCCATCTCGCTGCGCACCGCCGTGAAGGAGTCCAACCACGTGCGCGGCAAGCTGAGCTGGGTGCAGTTCGTGCGCCGCGCGAAGGCGCCCGAGCTGCCCGTGGTGCTCCTCGAGGACGTCGCCGCGCTCATCGGCCTGGTCTTCGCGTTCATCGGCGTCGGGCTCACGTGGCTCACGGGCAACCCGGTCTTCGATTCCATCGGCACCCTGTTCATCGGCGCGCTGCTCATCCTCGTCGCCATCGTGCTCGGCATGGAGACGAAGAGCCTGCTCGTCGGCGAGGGCGCGAACGACGACGATCTCCAGAGGATCGAGCGCGCCATCCTCGCGGGCCCTGAGGCCGAGCGCATCATCCACATGAAGACCCTCTACGTCGGACCCGATGAGCTGCTCGTCGCCGCGAAGGTCGGCTTCCACGGCGACCAGTCCCTCCTCGAGGTGTCGACCGCGACCAACATCATCGAACGGCGGGTGCGCGAAGCGGTGCCCGCGGCGCGGATCATCTACATCGAGCCCGACATCTACGTCGACCCGAACCTCGCGGCGCCGCCCACCGACACGATCGTCATCAAGGGCCTCGAATGA
- a CDS encoding glutamine amidotransferase-related protein, translating into MTDAATDAARHAASARRTALVLRHDSAIGLGNLRPTLEAHGYEIVTVDTPHHDLGALDPLAADLVVVLGGEEGAYEADRFPYLADEVRLLAARVDAEAPVFGVCLGAQLLAKTLGAEVRKGPRKEVGWLEVELTDAGAVSPVRHFAGVPTVQWHGDTFDLPEGVERLASSEQYENQAFARGDWLLAVQFHPEVDDAIHEEWLRLWGHELPEYGRSAEQLRAERAWHGPRANAASAALLSEYLDGLEVRERVLRERAS; encoded by the coding sequence ATGACGGATGCCGCGACGGATGCCGCGCGCCACGCGGCATCCGCTCGACGCACCGCCCTCGTGCTGCGGCACGACTCGGCGATCGGGCTCGGCAACCTGCGCCCGACGCTGGAGGCGCACGGGTACGAGATCGTGACCGTCGACACGCCTCACCACGACCTGGGCGCGCTCGATCCGCTCGCCGCCGACCTCGTCGTCGTGCTCGGCGGAGAGGAGGGGGCGTACGAGGCCGATCGCTTCCCGTACCTCGCCGACGAGGTGCGCCTGCTCGCCGCCCGCGTCGACGCCGAGGCGCCAGTCTTCGGCGTGTGCCTCGGCGCACAGCTGCTCGCGAAGACCCTCGGCGCCGAGGTGCGCAAGGGCCCGCGCAAGGAGGTCGGCTGGCTCGAGGTCGAGCTCACCGACGCCGGCGCGGTCTCCCCCGTGCGGCACTTCGCCGGCGTGCCGACGGTGCAGTGGCACGGCGACACGTTCGACCTGCCCGAGGGAGTCGAGCGCCTCGCGTCGTCGGAGCAGTACGAGAACCAGGCGTTCGCCCGAGGCGACTGGCTGCTCGCGGTGCAGTTCCATCCCGAGGTCGACGACGCGATCCACGAGGAGTGGCTGCGCCTCTGGGGCCACGAACTGCCCGAGTACGGCCGCAGCGCCGAGCAGCTGCGCGCGGAGCGTGCCTGGCACGGGCCGCGCGCGAACGCGGCATCCGCTGCCCTGCTCTCGGAGTACCTCGACGGGCTCGAGGTGCGCGAGCGCGTGCTGCGCGAGCGCGCGAGCTAG
- a CDS encoding nucleoside deaminase, translating to MRLALAEAEQAPATRDVPVGAVVVNGNGIVIAASRNERELVGDPTAHAEVLALRAAAESIGDWRLTDCTLVVTLEPCVMCAGAILAARVPTVVFGAWDERAGAAGSLYDVLRDRRLNHRVEVFPGVEAEASARLLLAFFDDPLRRPPTELE from the coding sequence ATGCGCCTCGCCCTCGCCGAGGCCGAGCAGGCGCCGGCCACGCGCGACGTGCCAGTGGGCGCGGTCGTCGTGAACGGCAACGGCATCGTCATCGCGGCGAGCCGCAACGAGCGCGAGCTCGTGGGCGACCCGACGGCGCACGCCGAGGTGCTCGCGCTTCGCGCGGCGGCGGAGTCGATCGGCGACTGGCGGCTCACCGACTGCACGCTCGTGGTGACGCTCGAGCCCTGCGTCATGTGCGCGGGTGCGATCCTCGCCGCGCGCGTGCCGACCGTGGTGTTCGGCGCCTGGGACGAGCGCGCCGGCGCCGCCGGATCGCTCTACGACGTGCTCCGCGACCGGCGGCTCAACCACCGGGTCGAGGTGTTCCCCGGCGTCGAGGCCGAGGCATCCGCTCGCCTGCTGCTCGCCTTCTTCGACGACCCGCTGCGCCGTCCGCCGACCGAACTCGAGTAG
- the upp gene encoding uracil phosphoribosyltransferase translates to MRVHVADHPLITHKLTVLRDVNTPSPIFRALVEELMTLLAYEGTRGVRVEPVDIVTPVAPTTGVRIADPKPLIVPILRAGLGMLDGMVKLLPSAEVGFLGMARNEETLEPATYAERLPDDLSDRQCFVLDPMLATGGSLTAAIEFLLARGATDVTAICILAAPEGLKAVEEALHGREVTVVLGAVDERLNEHGYIVPGLGDAGDRLYGTV, encoded by the coding sequence ATGCGAGTCCACGTTGCCGATCACCCGCTCATCACCCACAAGCTGACGGTGCTCCGCGACGTGAACACGCCGTCGCCGATCTTCCGCGCGCTGGTCGAGGAGCTGATGACGCTGCTCGCCTACGAGGGCACCCGTGGGGTACGCGTCGAACCGGTCGACATCGTCACCCCGGTGGCCCCCACGACGGGCGTGCGCATCGCCGACCCCAAGCCGCTCATCGTGCCGATCCTCCGCGCGGGCCTCGGCATGCTCGACGGCATGGTGAAGCTGCTGCCGAGCGCCGAGGTCGGCTTCCTCGGCATGGCGCGCAATGAGGAGACGCTCGAGCCGGCCACCTACGCCGAGCGCCTGCCCGACGACCTCAGCGACCGCCAGTGCTTCGTGCTCGATCCGATGCTGGCCACCGGCGGGTCGCTCACCGCGGCGATCGAATTCCTGCTCGCCCGCGGTGCGACGGACGTCACGGCGATCTGCATCCTCGCCGCGCCCGAGGGCCTGAAGGCCGTCGAGGAGGCACTGCACGGCCGCGAGGTCACCGTCGTGCTCGGCGCCGTCGACGAGCGCCTCAACGAGCACGGCTACATCGTGCCGGGCCTCGGCGACGCCGGCGACCGCCTCTACGGCACGGTCTGA
- a CDS encoding winged helix-turn-helix domain-containing protein, producing MSLALAPVRTAAVRTAPSLPDVPARPVSIAPRPAEAPTTQAAPAESAPAARAAAPRVRAVPEGTEARGFVLYVGIDEAKAIADGTTLHRIVEALRTLTAEVAPSAETYAAVALAPEGSGGRDVDVVRLALQDPAALAKQREGQGTRDDADRHPNGVIIDISRKRVLLDGEAAGLTYKEFELLQYLVLREGRTIDRHELIDSLWDADDEAPSERTIDVHVRRLRSKLAHYQDIVRTVRGVGYRFDRHADVSIRQASTPSPDLY from the coding sequence ATGTCACTCGCTCTCGCACCCGTCCGCACCGCCGCCGTCCGCACCGCCCCGTCGCTGCCCGACGTGCCGGCCCGCCCCGTCTCGATCGCGCCGCGCCCCGCAGAGGCGCCGACCACGCAGGCCGCTCCGGCCGAGTCGGCGCCCGCTGCCCGCGCCGCCGCTCCCCGCGTCCGCGCCGTGCCCGAGGGCACCGAGGCGCGCGGCTTCGTGCTCTACGTCGGCATCGACGAGGCGAAGGCCATCGCCGACGGCACGACGCTGCACCGCATCGTCGAGGCGCTCCGCACCCTCACCGCCGAGGTCGCCCCGTCGGCCGAGACCTACGCGGCCGTCGCCTTGGCCCCCGAGGGCTCGGGCGGCCGCGACGTCGACGTCGTGCGCCTCGCCCTCCAGGACCCGGCCGCGCTCGCGAAGCAGCGCGAGGGCCAGGGCACGCGCGACGACGCCGACCGCCACCCGAACGGCGTCATCATCGACATCTCGCGCAAGCGCGTGCTGCTCGACGGCGAGGCAGCCGGGCTCACCTACAAGGAGTTCGAGCTCCTGCAGTACCTCGTGCTCCGTGAGGGCCGCACGATCGACCGGCACGAGCTCATCGACAGCCTGTGGGACGCCGACGACGAGGCACCGAGCGAGCGCACCATCGACGTGCACGTGCGCCGGCTACGCTCGAAGCTCGCCCACTACCAGGACATCGTCCGCACCGTGCGCGGCGTCGGCTACCGGTTCGACCGCCACGCCGACGTCTCGATCCGCCAGGCCTCGACGCCGTCGCCCGACCTGTACTGA
- a CDS encoding MarR family transcriptional regulator, translated as MAERAITVAAWESLFRAQVTIMRALAAEFPSDVISLNEYDVLFNITRAPGRRLRLKDLNRSVLITQPSVSRLVDRLASRGLVTKMHDPDDGRGTIVGITEEGFALFRRVAFRHMDTIDRHVGSALDEAELRELIALCDRLRESVGERPASQLDADAASGS; from the coding sequence GTGGCGGAGCGCGCGATCACGGTGGCCGCATGGGAGTCGCTCTTCCGCGCCCAGGTCACGATCATGCGGGCACTCGCCGCCGAGTTCCCGAGCGACGTCATCTCGCTCAACGAGTACGACGTGCTCTTCAACATCACGCGCGCGCCTGGCCGCCGCCTGCGACTGAAGGACCTCAACCGCTCAGTGCTCATCACCCAGCCGAGCGTCAGCCGGCTCGTCGACCGTCTCGCCTCGCGCGGGCTCGTGACCAAGATGCACGACCCCGACGACGGTCGCGGCACCATCGTCGGCATCACCGAGGAGGGATTCGCCCTCTTCCGCCGCGTCGCATTCCGGCACATGGACACCATCGACCGCCACGTCGGCTCGGCCCTCGACGAAGCCGAGCTCCGCGAGCTCATCGCGCTGTGCGACCGGCTCCGCGAGTCGGTCGGGGAACGGCCCGCCTCCCAGCTCGACGCCGACGCGGCGTCCGGCAGCTGA